A window of the Henckelia pumila isolate YLH828 chromosome 3, ASM3356847v2, whole genome shotgun sequence genome harbors these coding sequences:
- the LOC140892012 gene encoding bidirectional sugar transporter SWEET2a-like, producing the protein MSEGGMSSTYSVCSDAAGVAGNLLAFVLFVSPIPTFRRIIKNRSTEEFSGLPYIYALLNCLICLWYGMPIVSSGIILIATVNSVGAVFQLTYVAIFIRYAQKENKVKMLGLLIAVFSVFGIIALLSLRAFEPPKRQLFVGYLSVFSLISMFASPLLIINLVIRTRSVEYMPFYLSLATYLMSISFFAYGLLKHDPFIYVPNGAGAVLGAIQLVLYFYYSRSSAEASRRPLLENGAGC; encoded by the exons ATGTCTGAAGGGGGAATGTCATCGACTTACTCAGTTTGCAGCGATGCAGCTGGAGTTGCAG GTAACCTCCTTGCTTTTGTGCTGTTTGTGTCGCCCAT ACCAACATTCAGAAGAATCATAAAAAACCGGTCGACAGAAGAATTTTCGGGTTTGCCTTACATCTATGCCCTGTTAAACTGCTTGATATGCCTTTGGTACGGCATGCCCATTGTCTCCTCCGGCATAATCTTAATAGCCACCGTCAATTCGGTCGGAGCTGTTTTCCAGCTGACCTATGTCGCGATTTTCATTAGATACGCGCAAAAAGAGAACAAG GTGAAGATGTTGGGATTGTTGATTGCTGTTTTTTCTGTATTCGGGATCATAGCTTTGTTGAGTTTACGGGCTTTTGAACCGCCTAAACGACAGCTTTTTGTTGGATACTTGTCTGTCTTTTCTCTCATATCCATGTTTGCTTCGCCTCTGCTCATAATA AATCTGGTGATTAGGACGAGAAGCGTCGAATATATGCCGTTCTATCTCTCTCTCGCGACGTACTTGATGAGCATTTCTTTCTTTGCTTATGGATTGTTAAAGCATGATCCATTCATCTAT GTTCCTAATGGGGCAGGAGCAGTTCTTGGGGCAATACAGTTAGTGTTGTACTTCTATTACAGCAGAAGTTCAGCGGAGGCATCTAGAAGGCCGTTACTCGAAAATGGAGCGGGGTGTTGA
- the LOC140889374 gene encoding eukaryotic translation initiation factor 4E-2-like has product MVQETEKMVTKEEAENSSSANNVGVEESEAEEGEIVAGNSDDAEALKAMAPPPPRHPLEHAWTFWFDNPSAKQKQAAWGSSMRPIYTFSTVEDFWSVYNNIHHPSKLVIGADFYCFKNKIEPKWEDPICANGGKWTVSLSRTKSDTPWLHTLLAMIGEQFDYGDEICGAVVNVRARQEKISVWTKNAANEAAQLSIGKQWKEFLDYNDSIGFIFHEEAKRLDRNAKNRYTV; this is encoded by the exons ATGGTTCAGGAAACCGAGAAAATGGTAACCAAGGAGGAAGCAGAGAATTCATCATCGGCAAACAACGTAGGAGTGGAGGAATCTGAGGCGGAGGAAGGGGAAATCGTTGCCGGAAATTCGGACGACGCCGAGGCCTTGAAGGCCATGGCGCCGCCGCCTCCGAGGCATCCATTGGAGCACGCGTGGACATTTTGGTTTGATAACCCTTCCGCTAAACAAAAACAGGCTGCTTGGGGAAGCTCGATGCGGCCCATTTACACCTTCTCCACTGTCGAAGACTTCTGGAG TGTTTACAATAATATACATCATCCTAGTAAGTTGGTGATTGGAGCGGACTTTTAttgtttcaaaaataaaattgagcCAAAATGGGAGGATCCAATTTGTGCCAACGGGGGAAAGTGGACTGTGAGCCTTAGCAGGACTAAATCGGACACTCCTTGGCTCCATACA TTGCTAGCAATGATTGGTGAGCAATTTGATTATGGAGATGAGATATGTGGAGCAGTTGTCAATGTCCGAGCTAGGCAGGAGAAAATTTCTGTGTGGACAAAGAATGCTGCGAATGAAGCTGCTCAG CTGAGCATCGGAAAACAATGGAAGGAATTTCTGGATTATAACGATTCAATTGGTTTCATATTCCAT GAGGAGGCAAAGAGGCTTGACAGAAATGCCAAGAATCGTTATACGGTGTAG
- the LOC140892635 gene encoding LOW QUALITY PROTEIN: oxoglutarate-dependent flavonoid 7-O-demethylase 1-like (The sequence of the model RefSeq protein was modified relative to this genomic sequence to represent the inferred CDS: deleted 2 bases in 1 codon) has translation MESTFSKLGGSLVVPNVQELAKEKSTTVPKRYVRFEENDSILSNVSSSSSEVPVIDMLKLDGDSLEEFGKLHDACRQWGFFQLINHGVGSQVVENMKLEIQEFFHMPIEEKKKFNQEDGDVEGYGQAFVVSEDQKLDWADMFYIITSLTYLRKNHLIPKLPHKFRDAIEAYSEDLKTLAMKILRLMARVLKMKEEDMNILFEEGMQSMRMNYYPPCPQPDLVTGLCPHSDAVGLAILIQVNKIEGLHVKKDGVWIPVVPLPDAFVVNIGDILEIVTNGAYRSTEHRTVVNKEQERLSVVTFLSPKMEGYLGPAPRLVTAETPAKFKRIGVSDYFKGLFARELVGKSYLDSMRT, from the exons ATGGAATCTACGTTTTCAAAACTGGGAGGCTCGCTTGTGGTGCCTAATGTGCAAGAACTGGCCAAGGAGAAATCCACCACCGTGCCTAAAAGATACGTCCGTTTCGAGGAAAATGATTCGATTTTATCGAATGTTTCTTCGTCGTCGTCTGAAGTTCCTGTTATCGACATGCTCAAGTTGGACGGAGATTCACTGGAGGAGTTTGGAAAGTTGCATGATGCATGCCGACAATGGGGTTTCTTTCAG TTGATCAATCATGGAGTGGGCTCTCAAGTGGTGGAAAACATGAAATTAGAGATCCAGGAATTTTTTCATATGCCTatcgaagaaaagaagaagtttaATCAAGAAGatggagacgtagaaggatatGGACAAGCTTTTGTTGTATCAGAAGACCAAAAGCTCGACTGGGCGGACATGTTC TATATCATCACCTCCCTAACATATTTGAGAAAGAATCACTTAATTCCAAAGCTTCCACACAAATTCAG GGATGCCATAGAAGCATATTCAGAAGATTTGAAAACCCTAGCCATGAAGATTCTTCGCCTGATGGCTAGAGTTCTGAAAATGAAAGAAGAAGACATGAACATTCTATTTGAAGAGGGTATGCAGTCTATGAGGATGAACTACTATCCTCCTTGTCCGCAACCGGACCTCGTCACCGGCCTCTGCCCTCACTCCGACGCCGTTGGCCTCGCCATTCTTATCCAAGTCAACAAAATTGAAGGCCTACATGTCAAGAAAGACGGGGTTTGGATCCCCGTTGTTCCTCTTCCGGATGCGTTTGTAGTAAACATTGGAGATATTTTGGAG ATTGTGACAAATGGTGCATACCGGAGCACGGAGCATCGAACAGTTGTGAACAAGGAGCAAGAGAGGCTGTCCGTGgtcacatttctaagcccaaaaATGGAAGGTTATTTAGGTCCAGCTCCTAGACTTGTTACCGCAGAAACTCCCGCGAAATTCAAGAGAATCGGCGTTTCCGATTATTTCAAGGGACTTTTTGCTCGGGAACTTGTCGGAAAATCGTACTTGGACTCCATGAGAACTTGA